ATTTAACATTCACACAGCATTTAAGCAGCAATTTCCAACTGATTCAAACAGGGCAAAAGACATCACTGCTGCGATTGGTACATTTATAGCCGCGGATAGGAGACCCTACTCTGTAGTGAAATACACAGGTTTTACGAACAAGGTTAAAGTAATTGAGCCCCGTTACACTATTCCTTCACGAGCCCATTTCGGCCAGACCATAATTCCTGTGTTGTACAAAAAAGCAAAACCCAAATAGAGAACCAATTGTCCGAAGCACCAGCTGTTGCTCTGACAGCAGACGGCTGGACGTCAAGGGCTACACAAAGCTACCTGACTGTAACGTGTATATTTTTTCATAAggagctgtttttgttttatatgcaGCTTTTTTTATATGAGAAAATATATTCTCAGTAAGTGATCACTAAAACACACAGCATCAGGAGAAACAGCATTTGACCCACTTCTAATAGGACTAACCCTTCAAAAGAAAGTAACAATAACGTACAGTGCTTGGCTCTGAAAACATGTTCACgaggcagtgtgaatgcgctggtggtTTTTAAGGCTATTACTgtgagaaaaagttttcccacattgttcacaccaatacggcttctctccagtgtgaacacgttgGTGCATTTCAAGGTGATGACTCcgagaaaaagttttcccacattgttcacacgagtacggcttctctccagtgtgaatgcgttgatgtattTTTAAGTTACTCTGACTTGTGAAAGCTGCctcacattgatcacagctgtacggcttctctccagtgtgaatgcgttgatgtttttttaggttaccctgttgtgtgaaagctgccccacattgatcacagctgtacggcttttCTTTAGTATGAATACGTTGATGTGGTTTTAGGCTACTCTgtcgtgtgaaagctgccccacattgatcacagctgtgtagattctgtccagtgtgaactctctgatgaatctttaaatatccag
This genomic interval from Perca fluviatilis chromosome 5, GENO_Pfluv_1.0, whole genome shotgun sequence contains the following:
- the LOC120559408 gene encoding zinc finger protein 664-like, producing MMKRKKWRGRKEPKRYSCQHCDKSFTTSGYLKIHQRVHTGQNLHSCDQCGAAFTRQSSLKPHQRIHTKEKPYSCDQCGAAFTQQGNLKKHQRIHTGEKPYSCDQCEAAFTSQSNLKIHQRIHTGEKPYSCEQCGKTFSRSHHLEMHQRVHTGEKPYWCEQCGKTFSHSNSLKNHQRIHTAS